The region GGAACTGCTCGTCAACTATACAGCTTCACGGAGGTGAATTTTATGACAAGTAGCAATCAAGGAACAAGTGGCTCTAACAGAATGGCAGTGCCTGAAGCAAAAGAAGCAATGAATCGTATGAAGATGGAAGTTGCATCTGAATTAGGAGTACCTCTAACTCAGGGTTACAATGGAAATCTTACAAGTGCTCAGAACGGATCAGTTGGTGGAGAAATGGTTCGCCAG is a window of Lachnoclostridium phytofermentans ISDg DNA encoding:
- a CDS encoding alpha/beta-type small acid-soluble spore protein, producing the protein MTSSNQGTSGSNRMAVPEAKEAMNRMKMEVASELGVPLTQGYNGNLTSAQNGSVGGEMVRQMIKRQEESMSGK